A portion of the Rhodopirellula bahusiensis genome contains these proteins:
- a CDS encoding RodZ family helix-turn-helix domain-containing protein has protein sequence MRLTLRTLLAYLDDMLDDNDEKLLKQKIEESSYATSLVARIQSAMDHPSLSAMSPDAVGPLENANVISEYLDSTLSAEQIAEVERVCLESDTTLAEAAACHQILTMVLGQPARVSDGLKERIYALPSSEALRNMEQQIERAPDASPSKTISSAETASYSSLDIPGDGNAATEVPGAGGSDDATIGQDDTHSAQPITPVGPSDSGVADAPTRLRNPVGHSANPSSSRSEAELVARTTRAMMREDGYGGMVRPSRITPWLVSLALVAVLLFALGKIFAPLSERRIAEQDNSNDDLVTSTDLDTPSPAAPIAETDTDQSTSPPVSDSAPTKPNASEDVETDSADVAPSPGQDSSNSDAVIPAPTTPAESTNPGTEPAETSAGETTPDKSPTTGEDVPDTTPEEMPEAVDAAPPIPPGMNPPETSPAETDTSTDATDADAPPAPAPSPSVPSGKQVAHLVNEQSVVLAQGRQATTDDGEEPATDNTAGWRRLWPAVKKAAGEDAEANPEIAEDDRLRFVGAGQTVLAPSLYRPILAGDQGVEWTLAGPTRLAISEVQSSQATSPEEADTAEAEENVADEDAADDQTKNASLAQTITRLHDGRLLLASTQENVTATWQLGPRTIELTMPESQTVLAIEVTHFRPLGMDPRVPANRMPVYRVIAVQGSVQLKEQPSEGAEAEVDQNPEIVTLESGQQWQGRGKSEAVVSDVERLPNWIDPPEKADLLVTSAREGLLDFVSRDGSFDDKELEKELREAMAFRRVEVSALAAQTLLLIGRADVYFGATGILSTPRHRLYFTEHFRQLRQHMASDAEAAKAIDEAIEQAERADGDTLFELLVGYNNDQLEAGADAKLIEHLNSSSMSVRVLAIENLRDIVGDTLGYRPDQENVARRTSDIKKWQARLRRGDIRYSAED, from the coding sequence ATGCGTTTGACCCTGCGAACCTTGCTGGCTTATCTCGACGACATGCTCGACGACAACGACGAGAAGTTGTTGAAGCAGAAAATCGAGGAAAGCAGCTACGCGACTTCGTTGGTGGCCCGGATCCAATCCGCGATGGACCACCCCAGTTTGAGTGCGATGTCGCCTGACGCGGTCGGCCCGCTGGAAAATGCCAACGTCATCAGCGAATACCTCGACAGCACCCTGTCAGCGGAACAAATCGCGGAGGTCGAACGAGTCTGCTTGGAATCCGACACGACTTTGGCCGAAGCCGCCGCGTGCCACCAGATTTTGACAATGGTTCTGGGGCAACCCGCGCGAGTCAGCGATGGATTGAAAGAACGAATCTACGCGTTGCCCTCCAGCGAAGCGCTTCGCAATATGGAACAGCAAATCGAACGGGCTCCCGACGCGAGTCCGTCCAAGACGATTTCGAGTGCGGAAACGGCTTCTTATTCGTCGCTGGATATTCCCGGTGATGGGAATGCTGCCACGGAAGTCCCCGGCGCCGGGGGCTCCGACGACGCCACAATCGGCCAAGACGACACCCATTCGGCCCAGCCAATCACTCCGGTCGGGCCCAGTGATTCCGGCGTGGCGGACGCTCCGACTCGTTTGAGAAATCCCGTCGGTCATTCCGCCAACCCATCCTCGTCTCGGTCCGAAGCCGAATTGGTGGCTCGGACCACGCGAGCGATGATGCGAGAGGATGGCTACGGTGGGATGGTGCGTCCTTCGCGAATCACACCTTGGTTGGTGTCGCTCGCCTTGGTTGCCGTTTTGCTGTTCGCGCTCGGCAAGATCTTTGCTCCGTTGAGCGAACGCCGGATCGCTGAACAAGACAATTCAAATGACGATCTCGTCACCAGCACAGACTTGGACACGCCATCGCCCGCCGCACCGATCGCCGAAACAGACACGGATCAATCAACCTCACCACCGGTTTCCGATTCGGCACCGACCAAGCCAAACGCGTCCGAAGACGTTGAAACAGATTCGGCAGATGTCGCCCCGTCGCCTGGTCAGGATTCTTCGAACAGCGATGCCGTCATTCCAGCCCCCACAACTCCGGCTGAGTCGACCAATCCTGGGACCGAACCGGCCGAGACCTCCGCGGGCGAAACCACTCCAGACAAATCGCCGACGACCGGTGAAGACGTCCCAGACACCACACCGGAGGAAATGCCTGAGGCCGTCGATGCGGCACCACCAATTCCGCCGGGAATGAATCCACCGGAGACATCGCCCGCTGAAACAGACACCAGCACGGATGCGACTGACGCGGATGCCCCGCCCGCGCCAGCCCCATCACCGAGCGTTCCCAGTGGCAAACAAGTTGCTCATTTGGTCAACGAGCAATCGGTTGTTCTAGCTCAAGGGCGTCAAGCGACCACCGATGATGGTGAAGAACCCGCCACCGACAACACAGCGGGCTGGCGACGCTTGTGGCCTGCCGTGAAGAAGGCCGCTGGCGAAGACGCGGAAGCGAATCCTGAAATCGCCGAGGACGATCGACTGCGATTTGTTGGTGCCGGTCAAACGGTGCTGGCACCTTCGTTGTACCGTCCGATTTTGGCGGGTGATCAAGGCGTCGAATGGACGCTCGCTGGGCCGACTCGTTTGGCAATTTCAGAAGTGCAATCTTCTCAAGCGACTTCACCGGAAGAAGCCGACACAGCAGAAGCGGAAGAGAACGTTGCCGACGAAGATGCAGCAGACGACCAAACGAAAAACGCTTCGCTCGCTCAAACAATCACTCGTTTGCACGATGGAAGATTGTTGCTGGCGTCAACGCAAGAGAACGTGACGGCGACCTGGCAACTGGGTCCTCGCACGATCGAGTTGACCATGCCTGAATCGCAAACCGTTTTGGCGATTGAAGTGACCCACTTCCGACCGCTTGGAATGGACCCACGCGTTCCCGCCAACCGCATGCCGGTCTACCGAGTCATCGCGGTCCAAGGCTCAGTCCAATTGAAAGAACAACCGTCGGAAGGAGCAGAAGCCGAAGTCGATCAGAATCCTGAAATCGTGACGCTCGAGTCCGGTCAGCAATGGCAAGGACGTGGCAAATCGGAAGCCGTGGTGAGTGACGTCGAACGATTGCCGAACTGGATCGACCCGCCGGAAAAAGCCGATTTGTTGGTCACCTCCGCCCGCGAGGGTTTGCTGGACTTCGTCAGTCGAGATGGCTCCTTCGATGACAAGGAACTCGAAAAAGAACTTCGCGAAGCGATGGCATTTCGCCGCGTCGAAGTCTCGGCCTTGGCCGCCCAAACGTTGCTGCTGATTGGACGAGCCGATGTCTACTTCGGCGCGACCGGCATCCTCAGCACGCCCCGCCATCGCCTGTATTTCACCGAGCACTTCCGACAACTACGCCAGCACATGGCGTCGGATGCGGAAGCGGCGAAAGCGATCGATGAGGCCATCGAACAGGCCGAACGAGCGGATGGCGACACGCTGTTTGAATTGCTGGTTGGCTACAACAATGACCAGCTCGAAGCTGGTGCGGATGCCAAGTTGATTGAGCATTTGAATTCGAGCTCGATGTCGGTTCGAGTCCTAGCGATCGAAAACCTGCGAGACATCGTGGGAGACACGTTGGGCTATCGTCCCGACCAAGAGAATGTGGCTCGACGAACCAGCGACATCAAGAAATGGCAGGCTCGTTTGCGTCGCGGCGACATTCGTTATTCGGCGGAAGATTAA
- a CDS encoding SMP-30/gluconolactonase/LRE family protein, which translates to MMSFSFSLTRTVAMAAVATAVVSVGTVSRAVAQTPSTIGHVERLDDSLNQYIASDTKIEVLASGFTWTEGPVWVPAKKDGEEGSLLFSDIPRNSIFCWSESKGIELFLQPSGYTGNTYYGLEPGSNGLMLDAKGRLVMCEHGDRRVSVLTVDGGKRTIVDNYQGKRLNSPNDLVFDQAGNLYFTDPPYGLPERAEDKRRELDFCGVYRVAKSGEVTLLTDSIARPNGIGLSPDEKTLYVAQSDPQEPIWMAYPLKSDGTLGQRRVLGNASEAMKEFPGLPDGMAVHSDGTLFASGPGGIYVMNPDGKRLGRIITGGRTSNCTFDSDEKWLYMTADDKLCRIRIAR; encoded by the coding sequence ATGATGTCATTCTCGTTTTCCCTCACTCGCACCGTCGCGATGGCCGCTGTGGCCACCGCGGTGGTTTCGGTCGGCACCGTGTCTCGTGCGGTCGCTCAAACACCATCGACAATCGGACACGTTGAACGACTGGATGATTCCCTGAATCAATACATCGCTTCGGACACAAAGATCGAAGTGCTGGCGAGCGGATTCACTTGGACCGAAGGCCCCGTCTGGGTCCCAGCAAAAAAAGATGGCGAGGAAGGCTCGTTGTTGTTCAGCGACATTCCACGCAACAGCATCTTTTGTTGGAGTGAAAGCAAAGGCATCGAGTTGTTCTTGCAACCCAGCGGATACACCGGCAACACCTACTATGGATTGGAACCCGGCAGCAACGGATTGATGCTGGACGCGAAAGGTCGCTTGGTCATGTGCGAGCACGGTGACCGCCGCGTATCGGTTCTGACCGTCGATGGTGGCAAACGAACGATCGTTGACAACTACCAAGGCAAACGACTGAACAGTCCCAATGATTTGGTGTTCGACCAAGCTGGCAACTTGTACTTCACCGACCCGCCTTATGGTTTGCCCGAGCGTGCCGAAGATAAACGACGGGAACTGGATTTCTGTGGCGTGTACCGAGTCGCGAAATCGGGCGAAGTGACTTTGCTGACGGATTCAATCGCTCGCCCCAATGGCATCGGATTGTCACCGGATGAGAAAACCTTGTACGTCGCTCAAAGCGATCCTCAAGAACCGATCTGGATGGCCTACCCACTGAAGTCCGATGGCACGCTCGGTCAGCGACGAGTGCTCGGCAACGCAAGCGAAGCGATGAAAGAATTCCCGGGGCTTCCCGACGGCATGGCCGTTCATAGCGATGGAACTTTGTTCGCCAGTGGCCCCGGCGGAATCTATGTCATGAACCCAGATGGCAAACGGTTGGGTCGAATCATCACGGGTGGAAGAACGAGCAATTGCACGTTCGACAGCGACGAAAAGTGGCTGTACATGACCGCCGATGACAAGCTCTGCCGGATCCGGATCGCTCGCTGA
- a CDS encoding DUF1549 domain-containing protein, which translates to MKSIVLSLSGLLIAGSLACPSLVSTAKAAAPAVPPQVAMINDSVEQVWRDFSIRPAAEADDATWCRRVYLDVIGRIPSFEELSEFMGDRDSNKRANLVDRLLNDDRYTEEYANHWSTVWTNLLIGRSGGTDRRDLTNRTGMQKYLRDSFAGNKTYDQLAYELVTAEGSTMPGNANFNGAVNFLVDKVNAEKGTLATSSVSRIFLGQQVQCTQCHNHPFNQWKQQKFWEFNAFFRQTRALRRFVDGTRDIESAELVSQDFAGEANDPEDALVFYELRNGLQKVAYPVFTDGTEIEKSGFVEDVNRREELGRLMLQSEYLDKMIVNRMWSMFLGYGFTRPIDDLGPHNPSSHPELLENLGKEFRANSYDLKKLITWITLSRPYQLASTLSTSNEIDDPTIGESPKFSRFYLRQMSAEQLYASMVTASNAQSKGSYEQQEAERRRWLSQFVVAFGNDEGTETTTFNGSIPQALMLFNGDLTKNAISLEAGSFLDQLSQSGRSPKDRVTRLFLSGLARRPTKNEVSIASKLLVARKGNEPEMLQDMWWAILNSNEFIMQH; encoded by the coding sequence ATGAAATCGATCGTCCTGTCCCTCTCCGGGCTTTTGATCGCGGGATCCCTCGCTTGTCCTTCATTGGTCTCCACCGCCAAGGCTGCCGCTCCAGCGGTTCCGCCTCAGGTGGCGATGATCAACGATTCGGTCGAACAAGTCTGGCGTGACTTCTCGATTCGTCCCGCCGCGGAAGCCGACGACGCGACCTGGTGCCGACGGGTTTACCTAGACGTCATCGGACGAATTCCATCGTTCGAAGAGCTGTCGGAATTCATGGGCGACCGTGACTCCAACAAACGAGCCAATCTGGTCGATCGTTTGCTCAACGACGATCGCTACACCGAAGAATATGCCAACCATTGGTCGACCGTTTGGACCAACTTGCTGATCGGTCGCAGCGGCGGAACCGACCGGCGAGATTTGACCAACCGAACGGGCATGCAAAAGTACCTTCGCGACAGCTTCGCCGGGAACAAGACATATGACCAACTCGCGTATGAGTTGGTCACCGCCGAAGGTTCCACCATGCCTGGCAACGCCAACTTCAACGGCGCGGTCAATTTCTTGGTCGACAAAGTCAATGCGGAAAAAGGCACGCTCGCGACCAGCAGCGTTTCGCGAATCTTCTTGGGGCAACAAGTTCAGTGCACCCAGTGCCACAACCACCCGTTCAACCAGTGGAAGCAACAGAAGTTTTGGGAGTTCAACGCGTTCTTCCGTCAGACTCGCGCACTGCGGCGGTTTGTCGACGGAACGCGAGACATTGAGTCCGCCGAATTGGTCAGTCAAGACTTCGCCGGAGAAGCCAACGACCCCGAAGACGCGCTTGTGTTTTACGAACTGCGAAACGGTCTTCAAAAGGTCGCTTATCCAGTCTTCACCGACGGCACCGAAATCGAAAAGAGTGGCTTTGTCGAAGACGTCAATCGTCGAGAAGAACTCGGACGCTTGATGCTGCAAAGCGAGTACCTCGACAAGATGATCGTCAACCGCATGTGGTCGATGTTCCTCGGCTATGGCTTCACTCGCCCGATCGATGACCTGGGTCCACACAACCCATCGTCGCATCCTGAGTTGCTGGAAAACCTTGGCAAAGAATTTCGAGCCAACAGCTATGACCTGAAGAAGCTGATCACCTGGATCACGCTCAGCCGACCCTATCAATTGGCATCGACTCTGAGCACCAGCAATGAGATTGACGACCCAACGATCGGCGAGTCACCCAAATTTTCGCGGTTCTACTTGCGTCAGATGAGTGCCGAACAACTCTACGCATCCATGGTCACCGCCAGCAACGCTCAATCCAAAGGCAGCTACGAACAACAGGAAGCCGAGCGTCGTCGATGGTTGTCGCAGTTCGTCGTCGCGTTTGGAAACGACGAAGGAACCGAGACGACGACTTTCAACGGATCGATTCCTCAAGCCTTGATGTTGTTCAACGGTGACTTGACCAAGAACGCAATCAGCTTGGAAGCCGGTTCGTTCCTGGATCAACTCAGCCAATCCGGTCGCTCACCGAAAGACCGTGTGACACGATTGTTCCTCAGTGGTTTGGCGCGTCGCCCGACCAAGAACGAAGTGTCGATCGCCAGCAAGCTGCTGGTCGCCCGCAAAGGCAACGAGCCCGAGATGTTGCAAGACATGTGGTGGGCGATCCTGAACAGCAACGAATTCATCATGCAGCATTGA
- a CDS encoding DUF1501 domain-containing protein has protein sequence MDLSTPNGMTRRHFMSHLAGSSAAASAAWTLGGNIAAQADEMRRNRKSAILLWMGGGPATIDIWDLKPGAPTGGPFRPISTTGNAQICEHMPMVAQQMKHLSVVRSMSTREADHSRGSYYMHTGYVPNPNIEHPSYGSVIAHELIEQRPELEIPPFVSVGGAGAGPGFLGMAWSPFSVTSNGRVRNLKMNLDDQRLLQRMAALNMIETGFAKRTRDTPAAEHAKVLGKTLDLMTSEQMEAFRVEKEPDEVKERYGTDNFGQGCLLARRLVEAGVPFIEVDLGGWDMHNNIHATLKDTKLPNLDRAMSALVEDLAQRELLQDTVVMWMGEFGRTPRINANAGRDHFARAWSCVVGGAGIKGGLAVGETNSDGTAVETEPFSSEDLMTTVCKGLGISTETTFTSNNGRPMKIAGGGKLIRELVA, from the coding sequence ATGGATCTTTCCACCCCCAACGGCATGACTCGTCGTCACTTCATGAGCCACTTGGCTGGCTCATCCGCAGCCGCCTCGGCCGCGTGGACTTTGGGTGGCAACATCGCCGCGCAAGCCGATGAGATGCGACGCAATCGCAAATCCGCGATCTTGCTCTGGATGGGTGGCGGCCCCGCGACGATCGACATTTGGGATCTCAAACCCGGTGCTCCGACTGGCGGTCCCTTCCGTCCGATCTCGACGACCGGCAACGCTCAAATCTGCGAGCACATGCCGATGGTCGCTCAACAAATGAAGCACCTATCGGTCGTGCGAAGCATGTCGACGCGAGAGGCGGATCACAGCCGCGGCAGTTACTACATGCACACGGGTTACGTCCCTAACCCAAACATCGAACACCCCAGCTACGGCAGCGTGATCGCTCATGAGTTGATCGAACAACGTCCCGAGTTGGAGATCCCGCCGTTTGTCTCGGTTGGTGGCGCGGGTGCCGGACCTGGTTTCCTTGGGATGGCATGGTCGCCATTTTCGGTCACCAGCAACGGTCGCGTTCGCAACCTGAAGATGAATCTGGACGACCAACGATTGCTGCAACGCATGGCCGCTCTCAACATGATCGAGACCGGATTCGCGAAACGCACGCGTGATACGCCCGCGGCCGAACACGCGAAAGTCTTGGGCAAAACGTTGGACCTGATGACCAGCGAGCAAATGGAGGCCTTCCGCGTCGAGAAAGAGCCCGACGAAGTCAAAGAACGCTACGGAACCGACAACTTCGGCCAAGGTTGTCTGCTCGCCCGCCGTTTGGTCGAAGCCGGTGTTCCCTTCATCGAAGTCGATCTGGGCGGATGGGACATGCACAACAATATTCACGCGACGTTGAAGGACACGAAACTGCCAAACTTGGACCGAGCCATGAGTGCTTTGGTGGAAGACTTGGCTCAGCGAGAATTGCTGCAAGACACCGTCGTGATGTGGATGGGCGAATTCGGCCGAACTCCTCGGATCAACGCCAATGCGGGCCGAGATCACTTCGCTCGTGCGTGGTCCTGCGTCGTCGGTGGAGCGGGAATCAAGGGCGGTTTGGCTGTCGGCGAGACCAATTCCGACGGAACTGCGGTTGAGACAGAACCCTTTAGCAGCGAAGATCTGATGACGACAGTCTGCAAAGGCTTGGGAATTTCAACCGAAACCACCTTCACCAGCAACAACGGACGACCGATGAAAATTGCTGGCGGCGGAAAGCTCATTCGTGAATTGGTGGCCTGA
- a CDS encoding RNA polymerase sigma factor, giving the protein MSELSPAELVVRHQDGIWRYLRLLGCDAATADDLTQETFLRVLRRDNFVQHSDEATSEYLRRTAYNLLVSYHRKFGRIHLSDSPELLDESWQRWAGKDLTGNETVEALRECMESLTERARDALAMRFVHNTPRVQIGENLGISDHGARNLMQRAKAQLRDCVEEKLRTVTQSS; this is encoded by the coding sequence GTGAGTGAACTTTCACCAGCTGAATTGGTTGTCCGCCACCAAGATGGAATTTGGCGGTATTTGCGACTGCTCGGATGTGACGCCGCCACGGCGGACGATTTGACGCAGGAGACGTTTCTGCGTGTACTTCGACGAGACAACTTCGTTCAACATTCAGACGAAGCCACCTCAGAATATTTGCGACGGACGGCTTACAACCTCCTCGTTTCCTATCACCGAAAGTTTGGACGGATCCACCTTTCTGATTCACCCGAGTTGCTGGACGAAAGTTGGCAGCGTTGGGCGGGCAAGGATTTGACGGGCAATGAAACCGTCGAGGCCCTCCGAGAATGCATGGAGAGCCTGACCGAACGTGCTCGCGACGCCTTGGCGATGCGTTTCGTTCACAACACACCTCGCGTGCAGATTGGTGAAAACCTCGGCATCTCCGACCACGGAGCCCGAAACCTGATGCAGCGAGCCAAAGCACAACTTCGAGATTGTGTGGAAGAAAAACTTCGCACCGTTACTCAATCGTCATGA